From the genome of Spinacia oleracea cultivar Varoflay chromosome 2, BTI_SOV_V1, whole genome shotgun sequence, one region includes:
- the LOC110795044 gene encoding flavonol synthase/flavanone 3-hydroxylase-like, which translates to MEIEKVQNIALNFNSIPSEFIRSESEQPAVTTVHGTVLEVPTIDFSEVDDDKLVDVISKASQDWGLFQVVNHGIPTQVIQNLQRVGKEFFELPQQEKEIYSKPPPGEGYVGGEGYSNKLGKNTDTVRAWVDHLFHNIWPPSAINFHFWPKNPPSYREANEEYAKYLIGVTEKLMKCWSKGLGLEENKIKEAGGGEEIVYLAKINYYPPCPRPELALGVGAHTDLSMLTILVPNHVPGLQVCRDGLWYNVRYIPNALIIHIGDQLEVLSNGKYKAVLHRTTVNKEETRMSWPIFIEPPPHHEVGPVSDLIDEHNPANYKTKKFSDYKYCKLNRLPQ; encoded by the exons ATGGAGATAGAAAAAGTTCAAAACATAGCGTTGAACTTCAACAGCATACCATCTGAGTTCATAAGGTCAGAGAGTGAACAGCCAGCAGTAACAACTGTGCATGGGACTGTTCTTGAAGTTCCAACCATTGATTTCAGTGAGGTAGACGATGATAAGCTTGTTGATGTAATTTCAAAGGCTAGCCAAGATTGGGGTTTATTCCAAGTTGTAAATCATGGAATACCAACTCAAGTTATTCAAAATCTGCAAAGAGTTGGTAAGGAATTCTTTGAGCTTCCTCAACAAGAGAAAGAGATTTATTCAAAGCCACCACCAGGTGAAGGTTATGTGGGTGGTGAAGGTTATAGCAATAAGCTCGGTAAAAACACTGATACAGTTCGAGCTTGGGTTGATCATTTGTTCCATAACATTTGGCCTCCCTCTGCTATCAACTTCCATTTTTGGCCCAAGAATCCTCCTTCTTACAG AGAGGCAAATGAAGAGTACGCGAAATACTTAATAGGAGTAACAGAGAAGCTGATGAAATGTTGGTCAAAGGGATTGGGATTGGAAGAGAATAAGATAAAAGAGGCAGGAGGTGGTGAAGAAATAGTATATCTTGCTAAGATCAATTACTATCCACCATGTCCACGCCCTGAATTGGCACTTGGAGTTGGAGCACATACAGATTTGAGTATGCTTACAATACTTGTTCCTAATCATGTACCTGGTCTTCAAGTTTGTAGGGATGGTCTCTGGTACAATGTCCGCTACATTCCTAATGCACTCATCATCCACATTGGTGACCAACTTGAG GTCCTGAGCAATGGAAAATACAAGGCAGTGCTTCACAGAACAACTGTGAATAAAGAGGAAACAAGGATGTCATGGCCCATCTTCATTGAACCACCACCACACCATGAGGTGGGGCCTGTCTCAGACCTCATCGACGAACACAATCCGGCTAACTACAAGACTAAGAAGTTTTCTGACTACAAATATTGTAAGCTTAACAGGCTCCCTCAGTGA
- the LOC110795045 gene encoding uncharacterized protein, with amino-acid sequence MAYVEKGVVKTKRSLWRLKTFTDSFWSIINFVVFFVTTMFSMEKSDAYKKTSGSGKKWDGGGPGGGRGPYGGGPPGPPRGLDNVRGLRDVRGADHSSLPACGSCCG; translated from the exons ATGGCTTACGTCGAGAAGG GTGTTGTCAAAACAAAGCGGTCACTATGGCGTTTGAAGACGTTCACTGATTCCTTCTGGTCTATTATCAACTTCGTTGTATTTTTCGTTACAACAATGTTTTCG ATGGAGAAGTCAGATGCTTATAAGAAAACATCTGGTTCCGGCAAGAAATGGGACGGTGGTGGCCCTGGTGGTGGAAGAGGCCCATATGGTGGTGGTCCTCCTGGACCTCCACGTGGGTTAGACAATGTTCGTGGATTGAGGGATGTTCGTGGTGCAGATCACA GCTCACTTCCTGCCTGTGGTTCTTGCTGCGGCTGA